From the Rhodoferax sp. WC2427 genome, one window contains:
- a CDS encoding Gfo/Idh/MocA family oxidoreductase codes for MATAQPLQNLRIGIAGLGRLGQRHAEALAFRTRHCSLVAACSPVASERAFAGEQLGIGRLYEDFDAFIADPEIDVVVLVTPTSLHANQAIAALEAGKHVFIEKPLALNLADCERVLAVAEKHPQQVAMVGFVRRFDPSYLAAQASVAAGEIGKPFLVRSQTCDQNDPEGFFVRFAPTSGGIFMDCSVHDIDLARWMLGRPKALRAFATGTNALHPALAEFGDVDNGLAVVEFEGGAKAVLYASRTMAHGHETSTEIIGTAGKLLVGEHAARDRIVRSDSLGVRHAVLGDFYERFEAAFAAEMAAFVAACRGVQPLTLTLSDALEATRIGLAIARSLRSGMPEAV; via the coding sequence ATGGCTACCGCACAACCTTTGCAGAACTTACGTATTGGCATTGCCGGCCTGGGCCGCCTGGGCCAGCGGCACGCCGAGGCACTGGCTTTCCGCACCCGCCACTGCAGCCTGGTGGCAGCCTGCAGCCCGGTGGCCAGCGAGCGCGCCTTTGCGGGTGAGCAGCTGGGCATCGGACGCCTGTATGAAGACTTCGACGCCTTCATTGCCGACCCGGAGATCGATGTGGTGGTGCTGGTCACCCCCACTTCGCTGCACGCCAACCAGGCGATTGCCGCGCTGGAAGCGGGCAAGCATGTGTTCATCGAGAAACCGCTGGCGCTGAACCTGGCCGACTGCGAGCGCGTGCTGGCCGTGGCCGAAAAGCACCCCCAGCAGGTGGCCATGGTGGGCTTTGTGCGGCGTTTTGACCCCAGTTACCTGGCCGCGCAGGCCAGCGTGGCGGCGGGCGAGATCGGCAAGCCGTTTCTGGTGCGCAGCCAGACCTGCGACCAGAACGACCCCGAAGGCTTCTTCGTGCGCTTTGCGCCCACCTCGGGCGGCATCTTCATGGACTGCAGCGTGCACGACATCGACCTGGCGCGCTGGATGCTGGGCCGCCCCAAGGCCCTGCGTGCGTTTGCCACCGGCACCAATGCGCTGCACCCGGCGCTGGCCGAGTTTGGCGACGTGGATAACGGCCTGGCGGTGGTCGAGTTTGAAGGCGGCGCCAAGGCCGTGCTGTACGCCTCGCGCACCATGGCCCACGGCCACGAAACCAGCACCGAGATCATCGGCACCGCAGGCAAGCTGCTGGTGGGCGAGCACGCCGCGCGCGACCGCATCGTGCGCAGCGACAGCCTGGGTGTGCGCCACGCGGTGCTGGGCGACTTTTACGAGCGTTTCGAGGCCGCCTTTGCCGCCGAGATGGCCGCGTTTGTGGCCGCTTGCCGGGGTGTGCAGCCGCTGACGCTGACCTTGTCGGATGCTCTGGAGGCCACCCGTATCGGGCTGGCGATTGCCCGTTCGCTGCGCAGCGGCATGCCCGAAGCGGTCTGA
- the iolG gene encoding inositol 2-dehydrogenase has protein sequence MKNVAVFGAGRIGRIHSSNIAALPGVKLQAVCDPVPAAAADLAQQLGAQVSSIEAVLADKSIDAVAICSSTATHSDLITRAAAAGKHIFCEKPVDLSVPRAVACAEAVKAAGVACMIGFQRRFDPTFNDASRRLAAGDIGKPEMLIITSRDPGAPPADYIKASGGIFRDMLIHDLDVFRWILCADGDEAVWLSATGSVLTDPAITALGDVDSTAVTIRTQSGRLCQINTSRRAAYGYDQRFEVLGSGGLLQCGNQTPSAVVQWDANGIRADKPEAFFLQRYAAAYKLEIAHFFECLQTGAPFKTTVADGVAAQKLADAAAESCKSGQPVVF, from the coding sequence ATGAAAAACGTTGCTGTATTCGGTGCCGGTCGCATTGGCCGCATCCACTCCTCCAATATCGCGGCACTGCCTGGCGTCAAGCTGCAGGCCGTGTGCGACCCGGTGCCCGCCGCCGCCGCCGACCTGGCGCAGCAACTGGGCGCCCAGGTGTCCAGCATCGAAGCCGTGCTGGCCGACAAGAGCATTGACGCGGTGGCGATCTGCTCGTCCACCGCCACCCACAGCGACCTGATTACCCGCGCTGCCGCCGCTGGCAAGCACATTTTTTGCGAAAAGCCGGTGGATTTGTCGGTGCCGCGCGCCGTGGCCTGCGCCGAAGCGGTCAAGGCCGCCGGTGTGGCCTGCATGATCGGCTTCCAGCGCCGTTTCGACCCCACCTTCAATGATGCCAGCCGCCGCCTGGCCGCTGGTGACATCGGCAAGCCCGAGATGCTGATCATCACCAGCCGCGACCCCGGCGCGCCCCCGGCCGACTACATCAAGGCCTCTGGCGGCATCTTCCGTGACATGCTGATCCACGACCTGGACGTGTTCCGCTGGATCCTGTGCGCCGACGGCGACGAAGCCGTCTGGCTAAGCGCCACCGGCTCGGTGCTGACCGACCCCGCCATTACCGCCCTGGGCGACGTGGACAGCACCGCCGTCACCATCCGCACCCAGTCGGGCCGCCTGTGCCAGATCAACACCAGCCGCCGCGCCGCCTACGGCTACGACCAGCGCTTTGAAGTGCTGGGCTCGGGCGGCCTGCTGCAATGCGGCAACCAGACCCCATCGGCCGTAGTGCAGTGGGATGCCAATGGCATCCGCGCCGACAAGCCAGAAGCCTTCTTCCTGCAACGCTACGCCGCCGCCTACAAGCTGGAAATCGCGCACTTCTTTGAGTGCCTGCAGACCGGTGCACCGTTCAAAACCACGGTGGCCGATGGCGTGGCGGCCCAGAAGCTGGCCGATGCTGCCGCTGAAAGCTGCAAGAGCGGCCAACCGGTGGTGTTTTAA